Proteins encoded within one genomic window of Macaca fascicularis isolate 582-1 chromosome 16, T2T-MFA8v1.1:
- the CCDC200 gene encoding coiled-coil domain-containing protein 200 — protein sequence MGSAYHWEARRRQMALDRRRWLMAQQQQELQQKEQELKKHQEEEQQSEKKLQPPKKSNVPQPPVAKLWTSREQRRPSQQQPSVQPTSQPPPQPSPQPSPLPQAQAQAQAQEQAWPGPQPPQPQPPPQPTQPSAQARCTQHASKCNLQDSQRPGLMNPCQSSPIKNTGYSQLKSTNYIQQW from the exons ATGGGTAGTGCCTACCACTGGGAGGCCCGGCGCCGGCAGATGGCTTTGGACCGAAGGAGGTGGCTGATggcccagcagcagcaggagctgcAGCAGAAAGAACAG GAACTGAAGAAACACCAGGAAGAAGAACAACAATCGGAGAAAAAGCTCCAGCCACCTAAGAAGTCAAATGTGCCGCAACCACCAGTGGCGAAATTGTGGACATCACGGGAGCAACGACGGCCATCACAGCAGCAGCCATCGGTGCAGCCAACATCGCAGCCACCACCACAGCCGTCACCACAGCCATCACCATTGCCACAGGCACAGGCGCAGGCGCAGGCGCAGGAACAGGCGTGGCCAGGGCCACAACCACCACAACCACAGCCACCACCTCAGCCAACACAACCAAGTGCTCAAGCCCGTTGTACTCAGCACGCCTCCAAATGCAATCTCCAAGATTCCCAAAGGCCAG GTCTCATGAACCCATGCCAATCTAGCCCCATCAAAAACACTGGGTATTCACAACTCAAG tCTACCAACTACATACAGCAGTGGTGA